GCGGTAGCGGTGGGCGCGCCATGGGAATTGTCCGGCCTCGGCCAGTTGCATGACGCGGTGCAGGACGCTGACCGTTTGATCTGTTTCGGAGGCGCGTGAGATGGCTAAATCCTTGCTGATTATCAGCCGTCAGGCGCCGTGGTCCGGGCCTAATGCGCGGGAAGCGCTGGACATCGTGCTGGCCGGCGGTGCCTTCGATCTGCCGATCGGCCTGCTGTTTCTCGATGACGGCGTGTTCCAGCTCGCTACGAAACAGGACGCCAAGGCGTTGCAACAGAAAGACCTGAGCGCCAACCTGCAAGCCTTGCCGATGTTTGGTGTCGATGACCTGTTCGTGTGCGGTGAAAGCGCCGCGGCCCGTGGTCTGGACCCAAAAGGTCTGTCGCTTGAAGAAGCCCAGGTGTTGGCCGCCCAGGAAATCACCGCCCTTATTGACCGTTACGACCAGGTGATCACCCTCTAATGTCGACTTTGCATGTGTTGTCTCATTCCCCTTTCGGCGACGACCGCCTGAGCAGTTGCCTGCGCGTGATCGGCGCCAACGATGCGCTGCTGCTGAGTGGCGATGCGGCTTATGCCTTGCAGCCAGGCACCGCGCCGTTCGGTACGCTGCAGGCTCGCAACCTGAAACTGTTCGTGCTGGCCGAAGATGCTCAAGCACGGGCTCTGCAAGTCCCGGACTGGGCCCAGGCCATCGATTACCCGGCCTTCGTCGAACTGTCGATTCACTACGACAAGGTCAACAGTTGGCTATGAAATCCCTGACGGTCGGCGCACGCGCCATTGAACTGGACAAGGACGGTTTCCTGGTCGAACTGAGTGACTGGTCTGCCGAAGTGGCCGCCGCCCTCGCCGCGGCCGAAGACATCGAGTTGAGCCCGGAACACTGGGAGATCCTCGAACTGCTGCGCCGTTTCTACGACGAATTCCAGCTGTCCCCGGCGACCCGCCCGCTGATCAAGTACACCGCATTGAAACTCGGTCCCGACAAGGGCAACAGCCTGCACCTGAACCGACTGTTCAAAGGCACCCCTGCCAAACTCGCCGCGAAACTGGCGGGCCTGCCCAAACCGACGAATTGCTTATGACCGACTATCCAGCACTGACCCTCGAAACGCCCGCCGAGCACCCGTTCGCCCAGTTCGTGCGGATCCTTGGTAAAGGCAAACGCGGCGCCCGCGACCTGACCCGAGAGGAAGCCCGCGAGGCCATGGGCATGGTGTTCGACGACAAGGTCGAGGACACCCAGCTCGGCGCCTTCCTGATGCTGTTGCGGCACAAGGAAGAAAGCGCCGAGGAGATGGCCGGGTTCACCGAAGCCTTGCGTGAGCGCCTGAATCCACCGGCGCTGGCGGTCGATCTGGACTGGCCGACGTATGCGGGCAAGAAGCGTCATCTGCCGTGGTATTTGCTGGCGGCCAAGTGCCTGGCGCAAAACGGCGTGCGCATCTTCATGCATGGCGGCGGCGCGCACACGGCCGGTCGGCTGTACAGCGAACAACTGCTCGAAACGCTGAGTATTCCGCTGTGCCGAAACTGGCAGCAGGTCGGCGCGGCGCTCGATCAGGGCGGTTTGGCGTTCATGCCATTGATGGACTGGGCTCCGCAACTTCAGCGGATGATTGACCTGCGCAACACCTTGGGCCTGCGCTCGCCGATCCATTCTCTGGCACGGATTCTCAATCCGCTGGGCGCTCGCTGCGGTCTGCAAAGCATTTTCCACCCCGGCTATCAGGCCGTGCATCGCGATGCCAGCGGTTTGCTGGGCGACACCGCCATCGTGATCAAGGGCGACGGCGGTGAAATCGAGATCAATCCGGACGCCGACAGTCACCTGTATGGCACCACCGGCGGCGAAAGCTGGGATGAAGAATGGCCACAGCTGTCGACCCAGCGCCACGTAAAACCGGCGAGCCTTGATCCCGAGCATTTGAAAGCGGTGTGGCGTGGAGACGTGGTCGACAGCTACCCGCAAATGGCGTTGATCTCGACCATGGCCCTGGCGTTGCGCGGCCTCGGCCAGACCCGCGAGCAAGCGTTCGAAACCGCCCAGCAGTATTGGGATGCAAGGGACCGATCGATTTAACCGATCATATACGCCCAACCTTTGCGCTTTTTGTTCGAACCTATGCGCATAGACTCCTCTCCAACGCTTATCGATTGAGGAGTTTTGAACATGGGTTTGTTAGTCGAAGGCCGCTGGCAAGATCAGTGGTATGAAAGCAAGGACGGCACGTTTCAGCGTGAACAGGCGCAACGTCGCAACTGGCTGACCGCCGACGGCAAGCCAGGCCCGACCGGTGTCGGTGGTTTTGCCGCCGAGGCTGGTCGCTATCACCTCTACGTATCCCTCGCCTGCCCGTGGGCTCATCGCACATTGATCCTGCGCAAACTCAAAGGTCTCGAAAGCCTGATCGATGTGTCGGTGGTCAGTTGGCTGATGCTGGAAAACGGCTGGACCTTTGATAAAAATCGGGGCTCAACCGGCGACAAGCTCGATCACTTCAATTTCATGCACCAGCGCTACACCGCCGATACCGCCGACTACACCGGCCGCGTCACTGTGCCGGTGCTCTGGGACAAACAGACAAATCGCATCGTCAACAATGAGTCGGCGGAGATCATCCGCATGTTCAACAGCGCTTTTGATGAGTTGACCGGCAATGACCTGGATTTCTACCCGGCGCCATTGCGGGCCGAGATCGATGCGCTGAACGAGCGGATTTATCCAGCGGTGAATAACGGCGTCTATCGCGCCGGGTTTGCTACGTCGCAGCAGGCTTACGAAGAAGCGTTCGATGAGTTGTTTGGTGAGCTGGATCGGCTGGAGCAGTTGCTGGGTGCAAATCGTTACCTGACGGGTGAATACCTGACGGAAGCGGATATTCGGCTGTTCACGACGATGATTCGCTTCGATGCGGTTTACTTCGGGCACTTCAAGTGCAACCTGCGACGGATTGCCGATTATCCGAATCTGTCGAACTGGCTACGGGAGATTTATCAGTGGCTGGGGATTGCCGAGACGGTGAGTTTTGAACACATCAAGAACCACTACTACGGCAGCCACAAGACCATCAATCCGACCGGGATCGTGCCGAAAGGGCCTGCGCAGGATTTCACTGCGGCTCATGATCGGGCGCGGTTGAATGGCAAAGGGGTTTGGCGCAAGGCCTGACAAATGATCGTTCCCACGCGCAGCAAAGGAATGCATCCCGTGACGCTCTGCGTCACATCCGAAGCGGAACGCGGAGCGTCCCTGGCGGCATTCCCACGCGGAGCGTGGGAACGATCAAACACAAAAATCAGACCTGCGCCTGAGCCCCTTCAAACCACGCCAGTTTCTCGCGCAGTTGCACCACTTCCCCGACGATCACCAGCGTCGGCGCATGTACTTCATGCTCCGCCACCAGCCGTGGAAGGTCGGCCAGGGTGCCTGTAAACACCCGCTGATTGACCGTGGTGCCCTGCTGGATCAACGCCGCCGGGGTATCGGCCGCGCGACCGTGCTTGATCAACTGCTCGCAGATGATCGGCAAGCCCACCAACCCCATGTAAAACACCAGGGTTTGCGCCGGCGCGACCAGGTCGGCCCACGGCAAATCGGTGGAACCGTCCTTGAGGTGCCCGGTGACGAACCGCACCGACTGCGCGTAATCGCGGTGAGTCAGCGGAATCCCGGCATACGCCGCGCAACCGCTGGCGGCGGTGATGCCCGGTACGACCTGAAACGGAATGCCATGGGCCGCCAGTTCTTCGATCTCTTCACCGCCGCGCCCGAAGATAAACGGATCGCCGCCCTTCAAGCGCACCACGCGCTTGCCGGCCTTGGCCAGATCCACCAGATGCTGGTTGATCTGCTCCTGAGGCACGGCGTGATCGGCGCGGCGCTTGCCGACGTAGACCCGCTCGGCATCGCGACGGCACAAATCCAGAATCGCCGGCGCCACCAGACGGTCATACAACACCACGTCGGCTTGCTGCATCAGACGCAAGGCGCGGAAGGTCAACAGGTCGGGGTCACCCGGCCCCGCGCCCACCAGATAAACTTCGCCGGTCGCGACAGGGGCTTCGCCATTGATTTTCGCCAGCATCAAGCGCTCGGCTTCGGCGCCCTGCCCGGCCAGTTGCCGGTCGGCAATCGGGCCCTGGAATACATCCTCCCAGAACGCCCGGCGCTGCTGCACGTCCGGAAACAGGCCTTTGACCTGAGTGCGAAAACGCGCCGCCAGGCCAGCCAGTTGACCGTAGGTGGAAGGAATCCAGGTTTCCAGTTTGGCGCGAATCAACCGCGCCAGCACCGGCGCATCGCCACCGCTGGACACGGCAATGATCAGCGGAGAACGGTCGACGATCGCCGGGAAGATCACGCTGCACAGGGCTGGCGCGTCCACCACGTTGACCGGCACGCAACGCCGATGGGCATCGGCGGAGACTTGCGCGTTCAACGGCTCGTCGTCGGTGGCGGCGATGATCAGCCCGCAACCGTCCAGGTCTGCTTCGACATAGCCACGCAACAGGCACTCACCACCGCTGCCGACCACTAGCTCGCGCAGTTGCGGTTCGATTTCAGGCGCGACCACCCGCAGCAGCGCACCGGCTTCGGCCAGCAGGCGGGATTTGCGCAAGGCAATCTCCCCTCCGCCGACGACCAATACACGACTGCCGCGAAGGTTATGAAACAGCGGCAGATAGTCCATTTAGCCGATGACCTCAAGGCCACCCATGTACGGCTTGAGCACCTCAGGCACACGGATCGAACCGTCGGCCTGCTGGTAGTTCTCAAGCACCGCCACCAGGGTACGACCGACCGCCAGGCCGGAACCGTTCAGGGTGTGAACCAGCTCAGGCTTGCCGGTTTCCGGGTTGCGGAAACGCGCCTGCATGCGGCGGGCCTGGAAGTCGCCACAGTTGGAGCACGACGAAATTTCGCGGTATTTGTCCTGGCTCGGAATCCACACTTCCAGGTCGTAGGTCTTGACCGCGCTGAAACCCATGTCGCCGGTACACAGCGCCAGGGTGCGATACGGCAGTTCCAGCAGTTGCAGGACTTTTTCAGCATTGGCCGTCAGGCCTTCCAGCGCTTCCATCGAAGTCGATGGCTCAACGATCTGGACCATCTCGACTTTGTCGAACTGGTGCTGACGGATCATGCCGCGAGTGTCGCGACCCGATGCACCAGCCTCGCTGCGGAAGCACGGCGTGTGCGCCACGAATTTGATCGGCAGCAGTTTCGAATCGACGATCTCGCCAGCAACGATGTTGGTCAGCGACACTTCAGCGGTCGGGATCAGGTACAGATCGGCTTCGCCTTCGCGGCTGATCTTGAACAGGTCTTCTTCGAACTTCGGCAGCTGACCGGTGCCCTGCAACGCAGGCGCCTGCACCAGGTACGGGGTGTAAGCCTCTTCGTAACCGTGTTCGTTGATGTGCAGGTTGATCATGAACTGTGCCAAGGCACGGTGCAGACGGGCGATCGGGCCCCGCAGCAGGGCGAAACGGGCGCCGGACAACTTGGCGGCGGTTTCGAAGTCCAGCCAGCCGAACTTCTCGCCCAGGGCCACGTGGTCCTGAACCGGGAAATCGAAGGCTTTAGGCGTGCCCCAGCGGCGCACTTCAACGTTGCCTTCTTCGTCATCGCCGACCGGTACCGATTCGTGCGGCAGGTTTGGAATGCCCAGCAGGATCGAATCCAGCTCGGTCTGGATCGCGTCCAGCTCGACTTTACCGGCGCTCAACTCACCCGCCATGCGCTCGACGTCCGCCATCAGCGGTGCGATGTCTTCGCCGCGCTGCTTGGCCTGACCGATGGACTTGGAGCGCGCGTTACGTTCAGCCTGCAGTGCTTCGGTGCGGGTCTGGACGGTCTTGCGCTGTTCTTCCAGCGCTTCGATGCGTGCAACATCCAGCGTGTAGCCACGGGATGCCAGGCGGTCCGCTACGTCCTGAAGGTTGCTACGTAACAGTTTGGAATCGAGCATGTCGGTTTCTCGTTATCAAAGTTTGGTCAAGGACAGGCCGGCCCAAGTGGCAAGTAGCCCGCCGAATACGCTGATCGCCGCATAGCCCAAAGCCAGCGGCACTTGCCCGGTTTCCAGCAGGCGCACCGTATCCAGTGAAAAGGATGAAAAAGTCGTCAGCCCCCCGAGGAAGCCGACCATCAACCCGGCGCGCACCGCAAACGGTACCTCCGGGCGCATCAAAAACAGACCGTATAGAACGCCGATCAGCAAACAGCCCACGATATTAACGGCCAGCGTCGCGGTATAGAAGTGCCGCGGCCAATTCGCG
The window above is part of the Pseudomonas sp. B21-048 genome. Proteins encoded here:
- the tusC gene encoding sulfurtransferase complex subunit TusC codes for the protein MAKSLLIISRQAPWSGPNAREALDIVLAGGAFDLPIGLLFLDDGVFQLATKQDAKALQQKDLSANLQALPMFGVDDLFVCGESAAARGLDPKGLSLEEAQVLAAQEITALIDRYDQVITL
- the tusB gene encoding sulfurtransferase complex subunit TusB: MSTLHVLSHSPFGDDRLSSCLRVIGANDALLLSGDAAYALQPGTAPFGTLQARNLKLFVLAEDAQARALQVPDWAQAIDYPAFVELSIHYDKVNSWL
- a CDS encoding TusE/DsrC/DsvC family sulfur relay protein, whose protein sequence is MKSLTVGARAIELDKDGFLVELSDWSAEVAAALAAAEDIELSPEHWEILELLRRFYDEFQLSPATRPLIKYTALKLGPDKGNSLHLNRLFKGTPAKLAAKLAGLPKPTNCL
- a CDS encoding glycosyl transferase family protein — encoded protein: MTDYPALTLETPAEHPFAQFVRILGKGKRGARDLTREEAREAMGMVFDDKVEDTQLGAFLMLLRHKEESAEEMAGFTEALRERLNPPALAVDLDWPTYAGKKRHLPWYLLAAKCLAQNGVRIFMHGGGAHTAGRLYSEQLLETLSIPLCRNWQQVGAALDQGGLAFMPLMDWAPQLQRMIDLRNTLGLRSPIHSLARILNPLGARCGLQSIFHPGYQAVHRDASGLLGDTAIVIKGDGGEIEINPDADSHLYGTTGGESWDEEWPQLSTQRHVKPASLDPEHLKAVWRGDVVDSYPQMALISTMALALRGLGQTREQAFETAQQYWDARDRSI
- a CDS encoding glutathione S-transferase family protein, whose product is MGLLVEGRWQDQWYESKDGTFQREQAQRRNWLTADGKPGPTGVGGFAAEAGRYHLYVSLACPWAHRTLILRKLKGLESLIDVSVVSWLMLENGWTFDKNRGSTGDKLDHFNFMHQRYTADTADYTGRVTVPVLWDKQTNRIVNNESAEIIRMFNSAFDELTGNDLDFYPAPLRAEIDALNERIYPAVNNGVYRAGFATSQQAYEEAFDELFGELDRLEQLLGANRYLTGEYLTEADIRLFTTMIRFDAVYFGHFKCNLRRIADYPNLSNWLREIYQWLGIAETVSFEHIKNHYYGSHKTINPTGIVPKGPAQDFTAAHDRARLNGKGVWRKA
- the cysG gene encoding siroheme synthase CysG, which produces MDYLPLFHNLRGSRVLVVGGGEIALRKSRLLAEAGALLRVVAPEIEPQLRELVVGSGGECLLRGYVEADLDGCGLIIAATDDEPLNAQVSADAHRRCVPVNVVDAPALCSVIFPAIVDRSPLIIAVSSGGDAPVLARLIRAKLETWIPSTYGQLAGLAARFRTQVKGLFPDVQQRRAFWEDVFQGPIADRQLAGQGAEAERLMLAKINGEAPVATGEVYLVGAGPGDPDLLTFRALRLMQQADVVLYDRLVAPAILDLCRRDAERVYVGKRRADHAVPQEQINQHLVDLAKAGKRVVRLKGGDPFIFGRGGEEIEELAAHGIPFQVVPGITAASGCAAYAGIPLTHRDYAQSVRFVTGHLKDGSTDLPWADLVAPAQTLVFYMGLVGLPIICEQLIKHGRAADTPAALIQQGTTVNQRVFTGTLADLPRLVAEHEVHAPTLVIVGEVVQLREKLAWFEGAQAQV
- the serS gene encoding serine--tRNA ligase; protein product: MLDSKLLRSNLQDVADRLASRGYTLDVARIEALEEQRKTVQTRTEALQAERNARSKSIGQAKQRGEDIAPLMADVERMAGELSAGKVELDAIQTELDSILLGIPNLPHESVPVGDDEEGNVEVRRWGTPKAFDFPVQDHVALGEKFGWLDFETAAKLSGARFALLRGPIARLHRALAQFMINLHINEHGYEEAYTPYLVQAPALQGTGQLPKFEEDLFKISREGEADLYLIPTAEVSLTNIVAGEIVDSKLLPIKFVAHTPCFRSEAGASGRDTRGMIRQHQFDKVEMVQIVEPSTSMEALEGLTANAEKVLQLLELPYRTLALCTGDMGFSAVKTYDLEVWIPSQDKYREISSCSNCGDFQARRMQARFRNPETGKPELVHTLNGSGLAVGRTLVAVLENYQQADGSIRVPEVLKPYMGGLEVIG
- the crcB gene encoding fluoride efflux transporter CrcB, translated to MIALIVAVSVGGVAGTLLRFVTGNWINANWPRHFYTATLAVNIVGCLLIGVLYGLFLMRPEVPFAVRAGLMVGFLGGLTTFSSFSLDTVRLLETGQVPLALGYAAISVFGGLLATWAGLSLTKL